A stretch of Saccharothrix texasensis DNA encodes these proteins:
- a CDS encoding RibD family protein — translation MTRPYVLLSVAVSVDGYIDDRSAHRFPLSNAEDFDHVDQVRAESGAILVGAATIRRDNPRLLVNGAHRRAARVAEGRPEYPVKVTVTGSGDLDPTLKFWHHGGDKIVYTAEAGRGRAVEAVGDLAEVVSLGPEVDFGALLDDLGARGVDRLMVEGGGTIHTAFLAAGLADEIRMAVAPMLIGQAAAPRFLNPAEFPGGPARRFYLEDVSKLGDVAVLRYFPKL, via the coding sequence GTGACCCGTCCGTACGTCCTGCTCAGCGTGGCCGTCAGCGTGGACGGCTACATCGACGACCGCAGCGCGCACCGGTTCCCGCTGTCCAACGCCGAGGACTTCGACCACGTGGACCAGGTGCGCGCGGAGTCCGGCGCGATCCTGGTCGGCGCCGCCACGATCCGCCGCGACAACCCGCGCCTGCTGGTCAACGGCGCGCACCGGCGCGCCGCCCGGGTGGCCGAGGGCCGTCCCGAGTACCCGGTGAAGGTGACCGTGACCGGCAGCGGCGACCTCGACCCGACGCTCAAGTTCTGGCACCACGGCGGCGACAAGATCGTCTACACGGCGGAGGCCGGTCGCGGCCGGGCCGTCGAGGCCGTCGGCGACCTCGCGGAGGTCGTGTCGCTGGGACCGGAGGTCGACTTCGGCGCGTTGTTGGACGACCTCGGCGCGCGTGGCGTGGACCGGCTCATGGTGGAGGGCGGCGGCACGATCCACACCGCGTTCCTGGCCGCCGGGTTGGCCGACGAGATCCGGATGGCGGTCGCCCCGATGCTGATCGGGCAGGCCGCCGCGCCGAGGTTCCTCAACCCGGCCGAGTTCCCCGGCGGCCCGGCGCGCCGCTTCTACCTCGAGGACGTGAGCAAGCTCGGTGACGTCGCCGTGCTGCGCTACTTCCCGAAGCTCTGA
- a CDS encoding sensor histidine kinase, protein MHDVLRSTWGEPRPRHPPTRVWRDWALVGVLVPAAALEMALRPDFPWRGLWAVVVIGLAPALLWRRTRPLLVLVVAFAATGLVPLVTGGDRAEPYTSAFVLILVYSVVRWGSGREAVIGLVVVLGSACFAMASRHLALVDAVAGLTVVLTATASGVATRYRAVLRTRELDQAKLVERERLARDLHDTVAHHVSAIAIRAQAGLATAVTQPDAATDALRLIEAEASRALAEMRAMVRVLRRDEPADLAPSPRITDLGQLATSPRGGPSVEVGLAGDLDDVHPSVDAAVYRLAQEAVTNARRHARHATRIEVRVAADDTSVHLRVSDDGDVPAGPAAAPGYGLIGMFERVDLLGGTCAAGPDHERGWTVTATLPRTGTGA, encoded by the coding sequence GTGCACGACGTCCTCCGCTCGACGTGGGGTGAACCCCGACCCCGCCACCCGCCGACGCGGGTGTGGCGGGACTGGGCGCTGGTGGGCGTGCTCGTGCCGGCGGCGGCGCTGGAGATGGCGCTGCGGCCGGACTTCCCGTGGCGCGGCCTGTGGGCCGTGGTCGTGATCGGGCTGGCGCCCGCGCTGCTGTGGCGTCGGACCCGGCCACTGCTGGTGCTCGTCGTCGCCTTCGCCGCCACGGGCCTGGTCCCGCTGGTCACCGGCGGGGACCGGGCCGAGCCCTACACCTCGGCGTTCGTGCTGATCCTGGTGTACTCGGTGGTCAGGTGGGGTTCCGGGCGCGAGGCGGTGATCGGCCTGGTCGTCGTGCTCGGCAGCGCGTGCTTCGCCATGGCGTCGCGCCACCTGGCCCTCGTCGACGCGGTCGCCGGGCTCACCGTGGTGCTCACGGCCACCGCTTCCGGCGTCGCGACGCGGTACCGGGCCGTCCTGCGGACGCGTGAGCTCGACCAGGCGAAGCTGGTGGAGCGGGAACGGCTGGCCCGCGACCTGCACGACACGGTCGCCCACCACGTGTCCGCCATCGCGATCCGCGCCCAGGCAGGCCTCGCGACCGCCGTGACGCAGCCGGACGCCGCGACCGACGCGCTGCGCCTGATCGAGGCCGAGGCCTCGCGCGCCCTCGCCGAGATGCGCGCGATGGTGCGCGTCCTGCGGCGTGACGAACCCGCGGACCTGGCGCCCAGCCCGCGCATCACCGACCTCGGGCAGCTCGCGACCAGCCCCCGCGGCGGACCGTCGGTCGAGGTGGGCCTCGCGGGCGACCTGGACGACGTGCACCCGTCGGTCGACGCCGCCGTCTACCGGCTGGCCCAGGAAGCGGTCACCAACGCCCGCCGGCACGCCCGGCACGCCACCCGCATCGAGGTGCGCGTCGCCGCCGACGACACGTCCGTGCACCTGCGCGTGAGCGACGACGGCGACGTGCCCGCCGGTCCGGCCGCCGCGCCGGGGTACGGGCTCATCGGCATGTTCGAGCGCGTCGACCTGCTCGGCGGCACCTGCGCCGCCGGCCCGGACCACGAGCGGGGCTGGACCGTGACCGCCACCCTGCCCCGGACGGGAACGGGCGCGTGA
- a CDS encoding response regulator: MSVRVVVADDQEIVRTGLTMILDAQPGIEVVGSAGDGRRAVELARRLRPDVCLFDIRMPGLDGIEAARLLAGPGVADPLAVVVITTFDLDEYVFAALRAGAVGFLLKDAGPALLAQAVHAAAEGDALIAPSVTARLLKTFAATGPATPPQPVAPLTDREEQVLVTVARGRTNGEIADELHITLSTVKTHIASLMAKLGVRNRVEIALWAYETDRLAHRPGGGPHRPGRKY; the protein is encoded by the coding sequence GTGAGCGTCCGGGTGGTCGTCGCCGACGACCAGGAGATCGTCCGCACCGGGCTCACGATGATCCTCGACGCCCAGCCGGGCATCGAGGTCGTCGGCTCGGCGGGGGACGGTCGGCGTGCCGTGGAACTCGCCAGGCGGCTGCGCCCCGACGTGTGCCTGTTCGACATCCGGATGCCCGGTCTGGACGGCATCGAGGCGGCCCGGCTGCTGGCCGGACCGGGCGTGGCGGACCCGCTCGCCGTCGTCGTCATCACCACGTTCGACCTGGACGAGTACGTCTTCGCCGCGCTCCGGGCCGGCGCGGTCGGCTTCCTGCTCAAGGACGCCGGCCCCGCGCTGCTCGCCCAAGCCGTCCACGCCGCCGCCGAGGGCGACGCGCTCATCGCGCCGAGCGTCACCGCACGGCTGCTGAAGACCTTCGCCGCCACCGGACCCGCCACCCCGCCCCAACCGGTCGCACCGCTCACGGACCGCGAGGAGCAGGTCCTCGTCACCGTGGCGCGGGGCCGGACCAACGGCGAGATCGCCGACGAGCTCCACATCACCCTGAGCACGGTCAAGACCCACATCGCGAGCCTGATGGCCAAACTGGGCGTCCGCAACCGCGTCGAGATCGCCCTGTGGGCCTACGAGACCGACCGCCTCGCCCACCGCCCCGGCGGCGGGCCGCACCGCCCCGGCCGAAAGTACTAG
- a CDS encoding DoxX family protein: MSDAARTNVNVGHLALWVLQVLLAAYFVYSGVSLLGDDFVGKFDRIGSGQWLRYVTGVLELAGALGLLVPRLCGLAALGLVGVMAGAVVTELFVLGDTEGAVLPALLLVLAAAVALGRRDTVRAVLQSFGK; encoded by the coding sequence ATGTCTGACGCGGCCCGGACCAACGTCAACGTCGGCCACCTCGCCCTGTGGGTGTTGCAGGTGCTGCTGGCCGCGTACTTCGTCTACAGCGGGGTGTCGCTGCTCGGCGACGACTTCGTCGGCAAGTTCGACCGGATCGGGTCCGGCCAGTGGCTGCGGTACGTGACCGGGGTGCTGGAGCTCGCCGGCGCGCTCGGCCTGCTCGTGCCGCGGCTGTGCGGGCTCGCCGCGCTCGGCCTGGTCGGCGTGATGGCGGGCGCGGTCGTCACGGAGCTGTTCGTCCTGGGCGACACCGAGGGCGCGGTGCTGCCCGCCTTGCTGCTCGTGCTCGCCGCCGCGGTGGCGCTGGGCCGCCGGGACACCGTCCGCGCGGTGCTTCAGAGCTTCGGGAAGTAG